In the Canis lupus dingo isolate Sandy chromosome 28, ASM325472v2, whole genome shotgun sequence genome, CAGACAGACAGCCACTGGAGAGAACATCCAAGCGTATTTCCATCCTGGTGTCATCCCAGGAGAAACAGGACAGGGGCATGGCCTGGGTCTCACATCTGCGCTTGGCCCAGGGAGGTCTCAGCAAGCACCTTGACTTTCAGCCCCACCAACACTAAACACAGTGGGGAGAAGAAATTGCCCCCCAAACCATCAAATGTTTTTACTCAGGGGAGAAAGATGGAAGCTGAGTGttcaaaaaaataacaagtatctGCTAATAgtgaggcgggggcgggggtggattTCATTGCCTGGAGGTTTTTTACTTAACTCCAAGATTCTAAATTTAAATCtccaactattttattttcctctaaaatgtgGAAGTATGGAAACCCCAGTATCACCATTAACAAGTACAGCCATTGCTAAGATTAAGATCCCAGCATTCAGGACACCTGAAGCCTCCCCTAACTATATACGTAGAACCTCAAGGTCCAGAAAACTTGACTCACAGTGGTCGAAGCCATTAAGatcccccaccctaccccaatAACACAACTTCCAGAAGAGGTAGTCCTGGCACATGCTCACAGCTCAGCAATGCTGTCAGGGACCCAGGGCTACTCTGCTCACCAGGCAAGTTGCCTTTTAATTGTCATTGCAAAGTCAATGCCTTGGTGTTATGAGTTGAGTTGTATCCCCCAGActtttatatgttgaagccctaactcccggGGACCTCAGAATGTGCTTTTATTTGGGAAATGGGGtgattgcagatgtaattagttaagatcaGATCATAGGGTGGGCTCTACTCCAACAGGACTGGTGCTttcataaaaaggggaaatttggacacagagacacagacacaggaaagacaatatgaagagagagaaggtggTCATGTAAAAGCCAAGGAGAATAGCCTGGAACAGAACCTTCCCTCACAGCCCAGAGAAGGAACAAACCCCACTGACAGCTGATttgggacttctagcctccagaattgtgagatacTAAATTTCTGTTGTGCAAGCCAGCACTCTGTGGTTCATCGTTGGCCATAGCAAACAAACACACTCTGTCTCTGGCTTTGTGTCTGCATTAGAAGCAGGAGGAAACAGCACCAACAGAATGGAAACAACAGGGACTATTCCTTTGATCAGaaaggccaggaaaaaaaaaaaaaaaagaaaggccagggACTCCTTGGGGGCTTAAtggctgagggtctgccttcggctcaggtcgtgaccccagggtcctgggatcgagtcccacatcgggctcctcttggggagcctgcttcttcctctgcttatgtctctacctctctctgtgtgtctctcacgaataaataaataaaatccttaaaaaagaaggaaaaaagaaaggccagAACTTCCCCAACATCAGAATGCTTCCATCCCTGTGACAGGCGCTGTGCCACCCAGAAGGAGAAGCCAGTGGGAAAGGGAGTGAGGTTGGCCAGCCAGCAGGGTCTGAAAGCTGAAGCAGAAGTCCTTGGCCTTCTAAAAGGCCTGGACTCTCCTCtctggggagacacagccctgatTTTCAAGGCAGGGCTAAGGAACATGTAAATAGAAGCTTTCACAGAGCTGGCTCATCCAGTTCACTAGAACTCAGGgtccctccttcctccagcacagccagctcagttttctcattcacAAAACCAGGTCAGCCTGCCAACAAGTCAGCACTGGAAACTCACCATCAGGCTGTGGTCAAGATAcagtaaaacaagcaaacaaaaagcccaAAGAAGGCTGGCCTTCAGGACCGAAACACAATGCCACTGGCACAGCAGCAACAGACCTGGGTGGGACATCTCATGCACTATCCCCCATGGGGGACCAGGAGAGGACACGGGATGCCTGATGTGCAGGCCCTACCTCCCCCTTGGGAGCATCTTCATCTTCCATCCCCTAAAGCCCTGGTGGTGTCATCACTCTGACCAGCCAGGCAAGAAGGGAAGCATGCAGCCTTGCCGGCTTCTGCTGCTGATGTGAACGGAGCTACCATGTGACAATGTCATCTGTCAGCTGAGGACTCAGAGCACCCTGCCAGATGTTCACTGTCCCAAATGCCCACCACTTGGGCCCACTCTAGGGTCTATACCTGCTATTTTATCTAACTTTTAATGTATTCATTGACTTGTTCCCTGTCTGGGCCAGAACTGTTCCAGGCAGTGGAAGGATGTACCCCAGCAGTAGTGGTCAGGGTCCCAGCAGAAGCAGCTTCCTCAGACAGGACCCAGAAGGAAAAGCaacataccacctcacacctattaggatggctaccatgaaaaaaaaaaaacaaaaacataaaataacaagtgctggcaaggctGTGGACAAGCTAGAACTctgtgcactgctggtgagaatgcaaagtgATAGAACCACCATGAAAACAGTAAGGAACTTcctcaaaagatttaaaatggaattaccatatgatccagcaattccatgtCTAGGCAATTCCACGTGCCCAAAAGAATTGGAAGCAGAATCTTGAACAGGTAATTTGTATACCCACGTTCATAGCAGAATTGTTCACAGTACCCAAAAGTGGAAACAGCCTAAATATtcattgagagatgaatggataaacaaaagagaataaacatacagtggactattattcagccttaaaaaggaaagaaattgaatgGAAGTGGATGAtccttgaggacatcatgctaagtgaattagccagtcacaaaaagacaaatactgtgtgattccactcatatgaaggacctagaataataaaattcatggagacagaaagtagacagtggctgccaggggctgcaTCGGCAGCAGGTGGAGGGTAGAGTGGAATTGATATCTGACGGATACAGAGTCTCAGTGGGGAATGCTGTCAAAGTTCTAGAgttggatggtggtgatggctgcaccaATATGAATGCATTtaacaccactgaactgtatacttagaATGGTTAAGTTGGTAACTTTTATTTCATGTGTAtttcaccacatttttttttaaaagaagaaaatctaatgAAGAGACCATAACAGAGGTATAAGAATTAGGGAGAGCCCAGCATGTGGAGCCACTCAGGAAGTGAGGAAGCCATCCTCCCCACATCCCCAGGGGGCAAGGGGAGCAGTGAGAGTCtgagcccaggggagggggccgTAGTTAGAGAAGACTGCAGCATTGCCAGGACCCCATGCCACAGCCAGGAACAGGGATGGAGGGAAAATGCTGGGGAATCTGGCTCCCTCCAGGCTCCCCCCAGCATCTTCCACTGGTCACCCAACTCTCTAACTGGTAAGTTAGAGAGTTCAGGAGCCCAGGTGCTACAGGCTCTTGGGGACTGTACCCTCTTGGGCACAGTGAGAGAATGTGGGGAGGGGACACCCCCTGGAATGTCAGGGAAGACCTCTCCACAAAAATGGCACATCTGAACCACAGGCACTGTACCAGGCAGGGTTCTCCAGAGGAACAGGACCAATAGCATGTGTAGATATAAAAAGAGATTTgttttaaggaactggctcatgtAGTCATGGTTGCTGGCGGGTGTGACATCTGCAGAGCAGACTGGAGACCCAGGCGGATTGGTGTTGCAGCTCCAGTCCGGAGACCTGAGGCAGAATTCTCCCGTGCTCTGGGGAGCTCAGTCTTTGAGATGTGGCCCACCCACATTACAGAAGGTGGGAATCTGCTTTACTCGTAGTccattgatttaaatgttaattacatctaaaaaatactttcatagcAACATCTAGATATATTTGCCCAAAAACTGGCCACTGGGGCCTGACCAGgttttgacacataaaattaaccatcaaagGTACGATTACCCATCTAGACCAGCATGTAGTTCTCATATGGAGCCACTAAGTTGGATATCCTATTCATACCCTACACgtctttcttttacagagaaaaaaaaaccacactgtGCAATTGATTGCATCTGGTCAATAGGAAGCTCTAGTTTTGTGGGAAGAGGGCTGCTCTTCCAGAATCGTCACACAGAGGCACCCTCTGGCTGACCAGGGACAGTCTTCCCAGCTGGTGGATGATGCAGGGGAATAAGAAGTGCACGGACGGGTTCAGCGACTCCTCAAGCATCGGCAGTGTGCTGGACGATGCGGACAGGGAAGTGAGCAGCCTCACAGACCGGGCGTTCCGGAGCTTGTGCATCTCAGAGGACACATCTTTTAACGACTCTGACCTGACCCTGTCCCCGGATATCAGCCGCCAGGTGTTTGGAAATTTTCACCAGGGAACGGTGAGCCACACCCACAGGAAGAGCAGCATTTGGAGCCAGTTACCATCACAAGGCACCGAGCATGCAGGCTGGGCGGCCACATTCCAACAGCTACCCAAGTATGTTCAAGGAGAGGAAAAGTATCCCAAAAGCAGCCCCCCACTGACACCAGCCCAGAGGAGACTGGAGGTGCCAGTTTCTGGCCTGAGGAGCAGCAACAAGCCTGTTTCTAAAGTGTCATCGCTAATCAAATCTTTTGACAGGACCGAGAGCCAACATTGTGACAGCCGGCCTCCTACCAGTAAGCCCCCAGCTCTCAAAAATCCCCCCAAATTTGCTCCTCTTCCAGAAAGTGGCATCAACTTCTGCTTCGATTCTGCCTTTCTGACTGTCAGGAGGGTGCCTGCTGAAGTCTCTAGTGCCCATCAGAATAGCCATCAGCCTGGCAGGAAGCACGGAGAGCAGGAGTCCCCCAAGAATCCTGAAATGGCCAGTCACAACTCCAGCAGCTTCCTCCCAACACCCGAAAATGTGGCCAACTCGTTTGAGCCAAAGTTCCCTTCTTCGCCCCACAAGCCAGCCAAGGGCGAGCCTGGAAGGGGTAAGGACTGGCCTCGCAAAGGGACCTTTCTTCATAGTGAAAACAGTGCTTTTGAGTCATGGAATGCCCACCAACCGAGGCTGCCTGAGAGAAAGGAGGCTGCTGACCCTGTCCCAGAAAGCAAGGCTCCCAAGCACTATGAGGACACACCCCTGTTAAGAGAGCCCCTGGCCCCTGAACACCATGTTTCCCCCTGCCAAGCCCAGGCCAGCTGTAGTCAGGATGAGAACAGGCTGACAGCAGGGGCTCTCACCACATCTGGATCCTGGGGAGCTAGAGATCCAGGAGCCCAGATATTCCCTGTGGAGGGAGAAGCTTCTAGCTCACAGCCTGACCCTCAGGTGAAGCCGACCCAGGCCCCATGGAGGAAACCAAAGCCTagcaagggaaggaaagaaagtctACCAGATGCTTCggaagagaagaagcaggccaCCAGAAGAGGCCCAGCCTTGTATACAAAGCACAATCCCCAGGGACAATTTCCAGAAAACGAGGCTCTTGACATGCCCATGGACCCCAATGAGCATTACAGTCCTCCTTTTAACATCAGTAAGCTTCTGACCCCTGTCATACCCACCAAGCATGTCCTGGATCCACCTGACAGTCAGCTGGTGGAGATAACCCCATCTCCCTCAGGACAGCTCAACGGGTACCAAGAGAAGGAGCCCAGTGAATGTCAATCTTGGGACACCTACAAATCCAAAGCCCCTAGCCTGTTGTTCAACCTTAAGGATGTGCGGAAGCGTGTTAAGAGCACATACAGTCCGTCACCTCTCTTGAAAGGCCTTGAGGAGAAAACCAGAGGCAAGCAAGAACCCATGAGCAATGGCGTCATCCTTCCCAATGGGCTTGAGGAGAGCTCTCCAAACGAGCTCTCTAAGGAGAGGCCAGCTGACGGCCCTTCTGGGTCACACATCAGTACCCAGAAGGACCCTAAGGCTGACCCTGGTGCTGCCTCTGAAGACAGCTATCTAACTCTTAGCTCACCTCCAGCTACCACCCAAGCCCCCTTCTGTGTCAACGGGGAGGGAGATGACAGAAACAGCTACGAGAAGGATGACGGAGAACCAGAGATGGGCACTGCCAAGTCCGCCGAGTGTCCAGACTCTGGGGAACGCTGCCCCAGGAAGCACCTGTCCCTGAGGCTTTgcagcagagagcctgaagcagggAAGGCTGCAGAGAAATCAGGGACCCCCAGCCTAGAGAAGGGGTTCTTGAGATCCGTGTCTCAAGAAACAGAAtccgagagagaggcaggattCCAGAATCCGAACTTTAACCAGAAATTCTCCCCAGGGCCCCTCTCTCCCGAGGAAGAAGATGTGTTTTACAGTGACACACAATCTGATTTCATGCCAGGCTTCAAAAGTAAGGCCAAATTCAGCACCAGCTCTTCAGACCAGTCCTTTGCCTCATTTGAGGATCAGCAGAAAACGTGGTTCAGCGAGAGCCAGCAGGAAGACAGGAGGAATGATGGAAATGCAGGAGACAGTcagaaggatgagaaggagaagACGATGGGGAAAGATGAGCTGCCGCACTGTGCCCTACGTA is a window encoding:
- the C28H10orf71 gene encoding cardiac-enriched FHL2-interacting protein, which codes for MMQGNKKCTDGFSDSSSIGSVLDDADREVSSLTDRAFRSLCISEDTSFNDSDLTLSPDISRQVFGNFHQGTVSHTHRKSSIWSQLPSQGTEHAGWAATFQQLPKYVQGEEKYPKSSPPLTPAQRRLEVPVSGLRSSNKPVSKVSSLIKSFDRTESQHCDSRPPTSKPPALKNPPKFAPLPESGINFCFDSAFLTVRRVPAEVSSAHQNSHQPGRKHGEQESPKNPEMASHNSSSFLPTPENVANSFEPKFPSSPHKPAKGEPGRGKDWPRKGTFLHSENSAFESWNAHQPRLPERKEAADPVPESKAPKHYEDTPLLREPLAPEHHVSPCQAQASCSQDENRLTAGALTTSGSWGARDPGAQIFPVEGEASSSQPDPQVKPTQAPWRKPKPSKGRKESLPDASEEKKQATRRGPALYTKHNPQGQFPENEALDMPMDPNEHYSPPFNISKLLTPVIPTKHVLDPPDSQLVEITPSPSGQLNGYQEKEPSECQSWDTYKSKAPSLLFNLKDVRKRVKSTYSPSPLLKGLEEKTRGKQEPMSNGVILPNGLEESSPNELSKERPADGPSGSHISTQKDPKADPGAASEDSYLTLSSPPATTQAPFCVNGEGDDRNSYEKDDGEPEMGTAKSAECPDSGERCPRKHLSLRLCSREPEAGKAAEKSGTPSLEKGFLRSVSQETESEREAGFQNPNFNQKFSPGPLSPEEEDVFYSDTQSDFMPGFKSKAKFSTSSSDQSFASFEDQQKTWFSESQQEDRRNDGNAGDSQKDEKEKTMGKDELPHCALRNGPVCIQEHSKGGLLQGEGEGLSGCRPRKTSREEANFRGTWMGGSKDTSKDLTPSPSSTSNKHILFAIKDNTLRATPVIKPIMLPLLRTLSSEDPLGSSHKEEDLPKPGWGEEAGGLCGPESQEMANTPTPASTQGTHLKHTAWEGMDHGQVPSMVGWMETPQPVPTRNVPSPPLMGEDKGLKPRQVAAKEGKNSSMDQGKPDAPRRIPTIALPQGDPEDQPPPQQLGMCWEEHTQDFKSHLLSTPRAGPPGRRLVPGEMATSPNASSLDESSACSPATSSIWDDASQAPTKPGLLPGEPPHPSPWASPYSAGVARREDLTHALTWEAGSDPQLEPSTEDLRTLSPRGLVLDTATSSVGLPEKPEPPAQLERAAGKPPAVPPKTEKALRRAKKLASKRRKTDQLQEKHGETGEEKPCLEDWEQRPPSPGERPRPRFPTVRSLPPPIHRHSVSAFSEPLRRQPGGPQSLTPLPPYPATQKVLQDPQSGEYFVFDLPLQVKIKTFYDPETGKYVKVPIPSSEGGSPELPPPNTPAARYMLYPHFRPLPVTALMPLRCSSQLSAPTFLRQGLHPTEAASPGSQRACEAGLQLAPKPRGDPTQHPAGQCPEAPPRCLGEEGDASHLGIISTNDLEDFATEGVS